One genomic segment of Pseudoalteromonas sp. GCY includes these proteins:
- the petA gene encoding ubiquinol-cytochrome c reductase iron-sulfur subunit, whose product MSNAPVDNSRRRFLTIATSVVGGVGAVGAAVPFIASWNPSERAKSAGAPVEVDISKLESGQLIRVEWRGKPVWIVNRTPKMLEQMKQHEDQLRDPNSEEPQQLASAQNGYRSKRPELFVAVGICTHLGCSPSFLNGSFGEKVEGTDSGFFCPCHGSKFDMAGRVFQNVPAPLNLEIPPYTFIDDTTILVGEEEGVA is encoded by the coding sequence ATGAGCAATGCGCCTGTAGACAACAGCCGACGTCGCTTTTTAACTATCGCTACCTCTGTTGTAGGTGGCGTTGGTGCGGTTGGAGCTGCTGTTCCTTTTATTGCGTCCTGGAATCCAAGTGAGCGAGCTAAATCTGCAGGTGCGCCTGTAGAAGTAGATATCAGCAAACTTGAGTCTGGACAACTTATTCGTGTTGAGTGGCGAGGCAAACCAGTTTGGATTGTTAATCGTACACCAAAAATGCTAGAACAAATGAAGCAACACGAAGACCAACTTCGTGATCCTAACTCTGAAGAGCCACAGCAGTTGGCATCCGCGCAGAACGGTTACCGTTCTAAGCGACCTGAGCTTTTCGTCGCGGTTGGGATTTGTACTCACTTAGGATGTTCACCATCTTTCCTTAATGGAAGCTTTGGTGAAAAAGTAGAAGGCACTGATAGTGGTTTCTTCTGTCCTTGTCACGGTTCGAAGTTTGATATGGCGGGGCGCGTATTCCAAAACGTACCTGCACCTCTAAACTTAGAGATCCCTCCGTATACCTTTATTGACGACACTACCATCTTGGTAGGTGAAGAAGAAGGGGTTGCATAA
- the rpsI gene encoding 30S ribosomal protein S9: MMANQYYGTGRRKSSSARVFLRPGTGNIVINKRSLEEFFGRETSRMVVRQPLELVEMTEKFDLYITVAGGGTTGQAGAIRHGITRALMEFDESLRPTLRKAGFVTRDARKVERKKVGLKKARKKTQFSKR; encoded by the coding sequence ATCATGGCAAATCAATACTACGGTACAGGTCGTCGTAAAAGTTCAAGTGCTCGCGTATTCCTACGCCCAGGCACTGGCAACATCGTAATCAATAAGCGCTCTTTAGAAGAGTTCTTCGGTCGTGAAACTTCTCGCATGGTTGTTCGTCAGCCTCTAGAGCTAGTTGAAATGACAGAAAAGTTTGATCTATACATCACTGTTGCAGGTGGTGGTACAACTGGTCAAGCGGGTGCTATCCGTCACGGTATCACACGTGCACTAATGGAGTTTGACGAGTCTCTACGTCCAACTCTACGTAAAGCTGGCTTTGTTACTCGCGATGCTCGTAAAGTTGAGCGTAAGAAAGTTGGTCTTAAGAAAGCACGTAAGAAGACACAGTTCTCTAAGCGTTAA
- the rplM gene encoding 50S ribosomal protein L13, producing MKTFVAKPETVKRDWYVVDAEGKTLGRIATEIARRLRGKHKAEYTPHVDTGDYIIVINAEKVTVTGNKTQDKMYYAHSGYPGGLKSINFEKLQAKKPEMIIEKAVKGMLPRGPLGREMFRKLKVYAGNEHNHAAQQPQVLDI from the coding sequence ATGAAAACGTTTGTTGCTAAACCAGAAACTGTAAAACGTGACTGGTACGTAGTTGACGCTGAAGGTAAAACTTTAGGTCGCATCGCTACTGAAATCGCTCGTCGCCTTCGCGGTAAGCACAAAGCTGAGTATACTCCACACGTTGACACTGGTGACTACATCATCGTAATCAACGCTGAGAAAGTTACTGTAACTGGTAACAAAACTCAGGACAAAATGTACTATGCTCACTCTGGTTACCCAGGTGGCCTTAAGTCTATCAACTTTGAGAAACTTCAAGCTAAAAAGCCTGAAATGATCATCGAGAAAGCGGTTAAAGGCATGTTACCTCGCGGTCCTCTAGGTCGTGAAATGTTCCGTAAACTTAAAGTTTACGCTGGTAACGAGCACAACCACGCTGCACAGCAGCCTCAGGTTCTAGACATTTAA
- the zapE gene encoding cell division protein ZapE, translating into MTPWEKYQQDLQRDDFQYDSAQENAVKHLQRLYDDLINQPPVKQNFFSRLFGKAELPKVKGLYFWGGVGRGKTYLVDTFYDALPTERKMRVHFHRFMHRVHAELKKLNEVKNPLESIADTFKSETDIICFDEFFVQDITDAMLLGGLMQALFARGIVLVATSNIVPDDLYKNGLQRARFLPAIELVKANTEVVNVDSGIDYRLRTLEQAEIFHSPLDKQADENLFDYFNKLSPEPGKAGQAIEIEGRMIQTRMVSDCIVMFDFPALCETARSQVDYMEISRLYNTVILSNVKQMGQQNDDAARRFIALVDEFYERNVTLIISAAAPITELYTEGTLNFEFKRCISRLQEMQSHEYLAKEHLA; encoded by the coding sequence ATGACGCCTTGGGAAAAATATCAGCAAGATCTACAACGTGATGATTTTCAATATGACAGCGCGCAAGAAAATGCCGTAAAGCATTTACAGCGACTGTATGACGACCTTATCAATCAGCCTCCGGTCAAACAAAACTTCTTCTCGCGCTTGTTTGGTAAAGCTGAGCTGCCAAAAGTGAAAGGGTTATACTTTTGGGGGGGAGTAGGGCGTGGTAAAACTTATCTGGTTGATACCTTTTACGATGCGTTGCCGACGGAGCGCAAAATGCGGGTGCATTTTCACCGCTTTATGCATCGTGTTCACGCAGAGCTGAAAAAGCTTAATGAAGTGAAAAATCCTCTGGAGAGCATCGCTGATACCTTCAAATCTGAAACTGACATTATCTGCTTTGATGAATTTTTCGTTCAAGACATCACAGATGCTATGTTACTGGGTGGATTAATGCAGGCGCTGTTTGCGCGCGGTATCGTGTTAGTGGCCACATCGAATATTGTGCCTGATGATTTGTATAAAAATGGTTTGCAGCGTGCGCGATTCTTACCCGCCATTGAATTGGTAAAAGCCAATACTGAGGTAGTTAATGTGGACTCGGGTATTGACTATCGTTTGCGCACGTTGGAACAAGCGGAAATTTTTCACAGCCCACTTGATAAACAAGCGGATGAAAACTTATTCGACTACTTTAACAAACTCTCTCCGGAGCCGGGTAAAGCCGGACAAGCGATTGAGATTGAAGGTCGAATGATCCAAACTCGAATGGTGTCTGATTGTATTGTCATGTTTGATTTCCCTGCGCTATGTGAAACCGCTCGTTCGCAAGTGGATTACATGGAGATCAGTCGCTTATATAACACAGTGATTCTATCTAATGTGAAGCAAATGGGTCAGCAAAACGATGATGCGGCAAGGCGCTTTATTGCGCTTGTCGATGAGTTTTATGAGCGTAATGTGACGCTTATCATCTCGGCTGCAGCGCCTATTACTGAGCTTTATACCGAAGGTACACTGAACTTTGAGTTCAAACGCTGCATTAGCCGTTTGCAAGAAATGCAATCCCATGAGTATTTAGCAAAAGAGCATTTAGCCTAA
- a CDS encoding YhcB family protein, translating to MTTVTWLGLLIIVAIAAFFLGGFVTKKQFKHDELEVQAQQAKHDLEQYRQDVSDHLASTKKLVNKMQDSYQQLLTHVEETNQLLTQERPSHPADPFFSKETTEQLQASLQARPERRRKQDPSFEAPPSDYAEGETGLFSGQKKESEQIKAS from the coding sequence ATGACTACCGTTACTTGGCTTGGATTACTGATCATTGTTGCCATTGCTGCATTCTTTTTAGGTGGCTTTGTAACGAAAAAGCAGTTCAAACACGACGAACTGGAAGTGCAGGCACAACAAGCTAAACACGACCTCGAGCAATATCGTCAAGACGTATCAGATCACCTAGCTAGCACCAAAAAGCTAGTAAATAAAATGCAGGATAGCTATCAGCAACTGCTTACTCATGTGGAAGAAACCAACCAACTACTGACACAGGAGCGTCCATCTCATCCTGCTGATCCTTTTTTCTCGAAAGAAACCACAGAACAACTACAAGCTTCTCTTCAAGCACGCCCAGAGAGAAGACGTAAACAAGACCCAAGTTTTGAGGCACCACCAAGTGACTATGCCGAAGGTGAAACTGGGTTATTTTCTGGTCAAAAAAAAGAAAGTGAGCAAATTAAAGCCTCTTGA
- a CDS encoding DegQ family serine endoprotease translates to MKFKLSLLSAALLSSSLLLLPQQSMAKLPVAVDGQQLPTLAPMLEKVAPGVVSIQVKGAKEVRRRVDPFDFFFGQPQPRSQKRPFSGLGSGVIIDADKGYVVTNNHVIDDADEMLVTLKDGREFEAKLIGSDAESDIALLQIDGEDLTEIKLANSDKLRVGDFSVAIGNPFGLSHTVTSGIISALGRSGLNIEGYEDFIQTDAAINQGNSGGALVNLNGELIGINTAILGASGGNVGIGFAIPSNMMKNLVDQIVEYGEVRRGSLGILGRTLDAGLAKAQGFDVKRGAYVMRVVEDSAADKAGLKANDVIVSLNGDDIESFNELHGKVATMGEGREVRLGVYRDGKTKFIDVELGGKQEEQANAEDVHPNLRGAVLESGERNGNEGVVITSVEPRSPAARVGLEEGDVIMQVNRQRVTSVKDMSKLINGIKGNIVLGIKRDRETVFYLIQ, encoded by the coding sequence ATGAAATTTAAATTATCTTTGTTATCGGCCGCTTTACTTTCTTCTAGCTTATTGCTGTTACCGCAGCAAAGCATGGCCAAACTTCCTGTTGCCGTAGACGGCCAACAATTACCAACATTAGCGCCTATGCTAGAAAAAGTAGCCCCCGGCGTTGTTAGTATCCAAGTAAAAGGCGCTAAAGAAGTCCGTCGCCGCGTCGACCCTTTCGACTTTTTCTTTGGACAACCGCAACCACGTAGCCAAAAGCGTCCTTTTAGTGGCCTCGGTTCAGGTGTCATCATCGATGCGGATAAAGGCTATGTCGTTACAAACAATCACGTTATTGATGATGCCGACGAAATGCTTGTCACTTTAAAAGATGGCAGAGAGTTTGAAGCTAAATTAATCGGTAGCGACGCCGAATCTGATATCGCATTGCTACAAATCGACGGTGAAGACCTAACAGAAATCAAACTCGCTAATTCAGACAAGTTGAGAGTGGGTGATTTTTCCGTCGCTATTGGTAACCCATTTGGATTAAGTCATACAGTCACCTCAGGAATAATCAGTGCACTAGGCCGTAGCGGCTTAAATATCGAAGGCTATGAAGATTTTATCCAAACAGATGCGGCGATCAACCAAGGTAACTCAGGTGGTGCACTAGTTAACTTAAACGGCGAACTCATTGGTATCAACACCGCTATTTTAGGCGCGTCTGGCGGTAATGTCGGGATCGGCTTTGCTATTCCATCAAACATGATGAAAAACCTAGTTGACCAAATTGTTGAGTACGGAGAAGTTCGTCGCGGTTCATTGGGTATATTGGGTCGTACTTTAGATGCTGGTCTTGCTAAAGCGCAAGGCTTTGATGTTAAGCGCGGTGCTTATGTCATGCGCGTAGTGGAAGATTCAGCAGCGGACAAAGCGGGTCTGAAAGCCAATGATGTCATTGTCAGCCTAAACGGCGACGACATTGAAAGCTTTAATGAACTGCACGGTAAAGTCGCTACGATGGGTGAAGGTCGTGAGGTACGACTTGGTGTCTACCGTGATGGCAAAACCAAATTTATCGACGTAGAGCTTGGTGGTAAGCAAGAAGAACAGGCGAATGCAGAGGATGTACATCCAAACCTACGAGGCGCGGTGCTTGAAAGTGGCGAGCGCAACGGCAATGAAGGTGTTGTCATTACCTCAGTAGAACCTCGCTCACCAGCAGCACGTGTTGGCCTTGAAGAAGGCGATGTGATCATGCAAGTGAATCGCCAACGTGTCACTAGTGTTAAAGATATGTCTAAACTAATTAATGGTATTAAAGGCAATATCGTACTTGGGATTAAACGCGATCGCGAGACGGTTTTCTACCTCATTCAGTAA
- a CDS encoding trypsin-like peptidase domain-containing protein, whose amino-acid sequence MFKLIKFIFPPLLAGLGIAFIIIWFNPELRANLPKLEAPHIQAHHMSFAEAVEKTAPAVVTIFSEGFSNQPRYQRQSTVRELGSGVIMSRDGYILTNYHVVNNADQIIVLLPDGRQYSDTQLIGFDTITDLALLKIPAENLPVIPIDHDYSPRVGDVVLAIGNPLNIGQTITQGIISATGKQTLTESQFNNLLQMDAAINVGNSGGAVVNSNGALVGITSAQFRTRLNIDIQGISFAIPYDLALDVMHKLIMDGRVIRGYLGFRGTPVDNTGKSVTDLYTPIVGLAVSELDPLGPAWQAGMKEHDIVVKVGGEPVTNPQRTLKTIGNTAPGTKLEFEVLRGGQRLTITVEVAELETGLY is encoded by the coding sequence GTGTTCAAATTAATTAAATTCATTTTTCCACCGCTGCTTGCCGGACTAGGGATCGCTTTTATCATCATTTGGTTTAATCCTGAGCTGAGGGCTAACTTGCCAAAACTTGAGGCCCCACATATTCAAGCTCATCATATGAGTTTTGCTGAAGCAGTAGAAAAAACAGCTCCAGCGGTCGTGACGATTTTTTCCGAGGGCTTTAGCAATCAGCCAAGATACCAGCGCCAAAGTACGGTTAGAGAGCTTGGCTCTGGCGTTATTATGAGCCGAGATGGCTACATACTGACAAACTATCATGTGGTGAACAATGCCGACCAAATCATTGTACTACTTCCTGACGGCCGCCAGTATAGCGATACGCAACTGATAGGCTTTGACACCATTACGGACTTAGCTTTATTAAAAATTCCAGCTGAAAATTTGCCTGTTATTCCTATCGATCATGACTACTCACCACGTGTCGGAGATGTGGTGCTCGCAATCGGTAACCCGCTGAACATTGGACAAACCATTACTCAAGGCATTATCAGTGCAACAGGCAAACAAACGCTTACAGAGAGCCAATTTAACAATTTACTGCAAATGGATGCGGCGATTAATGTTGGTAATTCAGGTGGTGCCGTTGTCAATTCTAATGGCGCGCTAGTTGGCATTACCTCGGCACAGTTTCGCACGCGTTTGAATATTGATATCCAAGGTATCTCTTTTGCAATCCCTTATGATCTTGCACTAGACGTCATGCATAAACTCATTATGGATGGCAGAGTGATCCGGGGCTACCTCGGCTTTAGGGGCACGCCAGTTGATAATACAGGTAAAAGCGTAACGGATCTCTACACACCAATTGTCGGCCTTGCTGTGAGCGAATTAGACCCGCTAGGTCCCGCATGGCAAGCTGGTATGAAAGAGCACGATATTGTGGTTAAAGTAGGTGGAGAGCCTGTGACTAATCCGCAAAGGACACTGAAGACGATTGGCAATACCGCGCCTGGTACTAAACTCGAGTTTGAAGTACTCAGAGGCGGTCAGCGCCTCACCATTACGGTGGAAGTCGCTGAACTCGAAACAGGGTTATATTAG
- the murA gene encoding UDP-N-acetylglucosamine 1-carboxyvinyltransferase: MDQFVIQGGTTLAGEVTISGAKNAALPILFAALLGDGKSRFSNVPHLRDIGTTEALLKTLGAEVEWDGDILEINGATVNSVLAPYELVKQMRASVLALGPLVARFGQAQVSLPGGCAIGARPVDLHISGLEKMGAKIKVENGYIHAVTEGRLRGAEIFMETVSVGATENLLMAATLADGKTVIDNAAREPEIINLAECLVAMGAKIRGAGSSRIEIEGVERLNGCEHKILPDRIETGTFLVAAAMAKGEVLCKNTDYHSLEPVLEKLRAANAIVEVSEDSIYVDMRQRVLKAVNIKTMPHPGFPTDMQAQFTALNVVAEGSATITETIFENRFMHVPELQRMGANIRLEGNTAICGETESLSGAQVMATDLRASASLILTGIVATGETIVDRIYHVDRGYQKIEDKLSRLGANIKRRKT, from the coding sequence ATGGATCAGTTTGTTATCCAAGGTGGCACCACTTTAGCCGGTGAAGTCACTATTTCAGGGGCTAAAAACGCAGCCCTACCTATTTTATTCGCCGCTCTGCTTGGCGATGGTAAAAGCCGTTTTTCTAATGTACCGCACTTACGCGATATAGGTACCACAGAAGCCTTATTAAAAACATTGGGTGCTGAAGTTGAGTGGGACGGCGATATCTTAGAAATCAATGGTGCAACGGTAAATAGCGTGCTTGCACCTTATGAGCTCGTTAAACAAATGCGTGCTTCGGTATTGGCGCTAGGTCCATTAGTAGCTAGGTTTGGTCAAGCGCAAGTATCCCTACCGGGAGGCTGTGCTATCGGTGCTCGTCCAGTCGATCTGCATATTTCGGGCCTTGAGAAAATGGGCGCAAAGATCAAAGTTGAGAATGGTTATATCCATGCGGTAACCGAGGGGCGTCTTCGTGGCGCCGAGATCTTTATGGAAACCGTCAGCGTTGGTGCTACCGAAAACTTACTGATGGCTGCAACCCTCGCCGATGGTAAAACTGTGATAGACAATGCTGCGAGAGAGCCAGAGATTATTAACTTAGCTGAATGCTTGGTTGCTATGGGTGCCAAGATCCGCGGTGCAGGTTCGAGCCGAATTGAGATAGAAGGTGTTGAGCGTCTTAATGGTTGTGAGCATAAAATCCTTCCAGATCGCATCGAAACAGGGACCTTTTTGGTTGCTGCGGCAATGGCAAAAGGCGAAGTGCTGTGTAAAAACACGGATTATCATAGCCTTGAACCTGTGCTTGAAAAGCTACGAGCTGCCAATGCTATTGTTGAGGTAAGTGAAGACAGTATTTATGTGGATATGCGTCAACGCGTTTTGAAAGCCGTTAATATCAAAACCATGCCACATCCTGGCTTTCCAACAGACATGCAAGCTCAGTTTACCGCATTAAATGTGGTGGCTGAAGGTAGCGCGACAATCACAGAAACTATCTTTGAAAACCGCTTTATGCACGTGCCTGAGCTACAGCGCATGGGCGCGAATATTCGATTAGAAGGCAACACTGCAATTTGTGGTGAGACTGAGTCGTTATCTGGTGCGCAGGTAATGGCAACCGATTTACGCGCATCGGCGAGTCTTATTCTAACGGGGATTGTTGCAACAGGCGAAACCATAGTAGATCGCATCTATCACGTTGATAGGGGTTATCAGAAGATAGAAGACAAGCTAAGTCGTTTAGGTGCAAATATAAAACGCCGTAAAACCTGA
- a CDS encoding BolA family protein → METNQVETLLRDALSLDEIIVKANGSHYEVIAVGTCFDGLRRLKREQLIYGPLMDTIKDGTIHAVSIRAFTPDEWQKERKFILPQ, encoded by the coding sequence ATGGAAACAAATCAAGTCGAAACTTTATTGAGAGATGCACTATCGCTTGACGAGATCATCGTCAAAGCTAATGGTAGTCACTACGAAGTCATTGCTGTTGGAACGTGTTTTGACGGATTAAGAAGGCTGAAAAGAGAACAGCTGATCTATGGCCCACTGATGGATACTATTAAAGACGGCACTATCCATGCTGTTAGTATTCGTGCATTCACACCTGATGAATGGCAAAAAGAGCGCAAATTTATTCTTCCACAATAA
- a CDS encoding STAS domain-containing protein, with product MVTPNISFTESKGEIVLTGELTRASLPSALKQSTIVQVLKNAQSTVYFNLSEVTRVDTAGLAWLIHSLGQLKQRDIRLELKNTPEQLQNLMELGQVTTLFE from the coding sequence ATGGTGACGCCTAATATTTCATTCACCGAAAGTAAAGGTGAAATCGTGTTAACTGGTGAACTTACGAGAGCGAGTTTACCAAGCGCACTGAAACAGTCGACCATCGTTCAAGTGTTGAAAAATGCACAATCAACCGTCTATTTTAACCTTTCTGAGGTGACAAGGGTTGACACCGCGGGCTTAGCTTGGTTAATTCACTCTTTAGGTCAATTGAAACAGCGCGACATTCGTCTCGAGCTGAAAAATACGCCTGAGCAACTGCAAAATTTAATGGAGTTGGGACAGGTGACAACCCTATTTGAGTGA
- a CDS encoding MlaC/ttg2D family ABC transporter substrate-binding protein — protein MLKNVYAKCLTLFIALMATALVQAKEVDSSNPYKMVEQVAAQTFQRVTKDQSIIEKDKEHLRVIVEEELMPYIDYKYAAYRVLGSYIQTVRNMDNAEEKAAAVEHIREFIDVFRNYLIATYAGVFTQYKDQKVEFGEHRPFDKEDIAVVKTKIVEAGKPDIKIDFKVRRGKDNDWRAFDMMAEGISLLDAKQTELHGILRQQGIEHVIQLLDKKSKLPVQFRGDDGDA, from the coding sequence ATGTTAAAGAACGTCTATGCAAAATGTCTGACTTTGTTTATAGCACTGATGGCTACTGCATTGGTACAGGCAAAAGAAGTGGATTCAAGTAATCCTTATAAAATGGTAGAGCAAGTCGCGGCGCAAACTTTTCAGCGTGTTACGAAAGATCAAAGCATCATTGAAAAAGACAAAGAGCACTTACGTGTTATCGTTGAAGAAGAGCTTATGCCTTACATCGACTATAAGTATGCCGCGTACCGTGTTTTGGGTTCGTACATTCAGACTGTTCGGAATATGGATAATGCAGAAGAGAAGGCCGCTGCCGTAGAGCATATTCGTGAGTTTATCGATGTGTTTAGAAACTATCTTATCGCGACTTATGCAGGGGTATTTACCCAGTATAAAGATCAAAAGGTAGAATTCGGCGAGCACCGCCCATTCGATAAAGAAGATATTGCTGTTGTAAAAACAAAAATTGTTGAAGCTGGTAAACCTGATATCAAAATTGACTTTAAAGTCAGACGCGGTAAAGACAATGATTGGCGTGCTTTTGACATGATGGCGGAAGGTATTAGCTTGCTAGATGCCAAGCAAACAGAATTACATGGTATTTTGCGCCAACAAGGTATTGAACATGTGATCCAACTGTTAGATAAAAAGAGCAAGTTACCTGTGCAATTTAGAGGGGATGATGGTGACGCCTAA
- the mlaD gene encoding outer membrane lipid asymmetry maintenance protein MlaD yields MNTRKIEILVGLFVALGIAAFVMLALKVANSGLSGNGETYTLNAKFENIGSLKTRAPIKVGGVVIGRVDGIHIHPQEFVPMVSMSLDKNYECQFSDTSSVSILTSGILGEQYLGISPVIAAESAKQKCLGQEVTSEDGVDLESLFGVESKALKDGDMITDTKSALVLEELIGQFLFNQGSE; encoded by the coding sequence ATGAATACACGGAAAATAGAAATTTTAGTTGGGTTGTTCGTGGCATTAGGCATTGCTGCATTTGTTATGCTGGCGCTAAAGGTGGCTAACTCGGGCTTAAGCGGTAATGGTGAGACTTACACCTTAAACGCTAAGTTCGAGAATATAGGTTCATTGAAAACCCGTGCGCCAATTAAGGTGGGTGGGGTTGTGATTGGCCGCGTTGATGGAATTCACATCCATCCACAAGAGTTCGTGCCGATGGTTTCAATGAGTTTAGATAAAAACTATGAGTGTCAATTTTCTGATACTTCGTCGGTTTCTATTTTAACGTCGGGCATTTTAGGTGAACAATATTTAGGTATTTCTCCCGTTATTGCCGCTGAATCTGCGAAGCAAAAATGCCTTGGTCAGGAAGTGACGAGTGAGGATGGTGTGGATCTTGAATCTTTATTTGGTGTTGAATCAAAAGCGCTAAAAGACGGTGACATGATCACAGATACAAAATCGGCACTTGTGTTAGAAGAGTTAATTGGTCAGTTCCTATTTAATCAAGGGAGCGAGTAA
- the mlaE gene encoding lipid asymmetry maintenance ABC transporter permease subunit MlaE, whose product MVDFLQKLGHKTLSRFAALGRATTMLFGALCSLPNFRKGTPLLIKQLYMVGHQSLLIIMVSGLFIGMVLALQGYTVLVGYGAEDSLGPLVALSLLRELGPVVTALLFAGRAGSALTAEIGLMKATEQLSSLEMMAIDPLKRVVAPRFWAGFISMPLLALIFSAIAILGAHLVGVDWLGVDSGSFWSIMQSQVSFQQDILNGLIKSFVFALLVTWIALYKGYDCIPTSEGISKATTETVVHSSLAVLGFDFVLTAVMFSS is encoded by the coding sequence ATGGTCGACTTTTTACAAAAACTAGGCCACAAAACCCTCAGCCGTTTTGCTGCGCTTGGCCGTGCCACAACGATGCTTTTTGGTGCGCTATGTAGCTTACCTAATTTCCGAAAAGGCACGCCGCTGTTGATAAAGCAACTTTACATGGTTGGCCATCAATCATTGTTGATTATCATGGTGTCTGGTTTATTTATCGGCATGGTATTGGCATTACAAGGCTATACCGTGTTAGTTGGGTATGGTGCCGAAGATAGCCTTGGGCCTTTGGTTGCTTTGAGTTTACTCAGAGAGCTGGGCCCTGTGGTAACTGCACTCTTATTTGCAGGGCGTGCAGGCAGTGCGTTAACTGCAGAAATCGGTTTGATGAAGGCTACGGAGCAATTATCTAGTTTAGAAATGATGGCGATAGACCCGCTTAAGCGCGTGGTTGCCCCTCGTTTTTGGGCCGGTTTTATCAGTATGCCGTTACTCGCATTGATATTCTCTGCGATCGCTATTTTAGGCGCACACTTGGTGGGTGTTGATTGGTTAGGCGTAGATTCAGGTAGCTTCTGGTCAATTATGCAATCGCAAGTGTCGTTTCAACAAGACATCTTAAATGGTCTTATTAAGAGTTTCGTATTTGCACTATTAGTAACTTGGATCGCGCTATACAAAGGCTATGACTGTATTCCCACTTCTGAAGGAATAAGTAAAGCGACGACAGAGACGGTAGTACATTCTTCACTGGCTGTACTTGGCTTTGACTTTGTATTAACGGCGGTTATGTTCTCAAGTTAA